The DNA segment TTACCTTCACGAACTTTAACGAAAACTCTAACAGTATCACCAATATTTAATTCAGGCAAATCTGTTCTTATAAGATCAGCAGTAATAGATTTAATGATATCCATTGCTTTATCCTCCCTTCTTGCCTGGGAATTCATAAATAGCCCTTAAGCAAAATTCATTGCTAACTATCAGAGGAACACCCTAATACAGTTTAACATTGTATCATAATTATTTGTCTTTTGCAAGACTTTTTTTAATATTTTCTAAAATTTCTTCCTGTTTTTTACTTAAATTGGCATTTTCAAGAAGATCCGGCCTTTTTTTAAATGTTGCTTCCAATGATTTTTCAAAACGCCAGTCTTCTATGTTTTTATGATGGCCTGATAATAAGACCTCGGGAACTTTATGCCCCTCATATTCTTCGGGCCTTGTATATTGCGGATATTCCAAAAGATTATTTTCAAAAGATTCTTCTTTTATAGAATTTTCGTTTCCCAAAACTCCCGGAAGAAGCCTCAAAATACTATCGCATATAGGCATTACAGCCAGTTCGCCACCTGTTAATACAAAATCGCCTAAAGATAATTCTTCAGGGTTTAG comes from the Clostridia bacterium genome and includes:
- the trmD gene encoding tRNA (guanosine(37)-N1)-methyltransferase TrmD, whose protein sequence is MRIDILTLFPDMIMGVLGESVTGRGLKNNLFELNLVDIRDFTLDKHRRVDDYPYGGGDGMVMQVEPVIRAYNHVKKENSRFIFLTPHGKTFNQSMAKELSKEEHLIFLCGHYEGVDQRVIDILNPEELSLGDFVLTGGELAVMPICDSILRLLPGVLGNENSIKEESFENNLLEYPQYTRPEEYEGHKVPEVLLSGHHKNIEDWRFEKSLEATFKKRPDLLENANLSKKQEEILENIKKSLAKDK